A genomic window from Anthocerotibacter panamensis C109 includes:
- a CDS encoding glycosyltransferase, translating into MVRILCINAAGKGDLHGIRARLLTQQLKAQITHVDLDRAQSRWQTSKEVWTLLKSQPWDLVYQESSGIASGLNLIRAARSWGQRYVISTGDPVGGFFYTTKGPLWGALFELYERLLYQHCTGFIGWTPYLTGMALKMGAKRAITVEGGADLQQFRPLPDEQRARLRAQWGLPPGHLVCGVVGSLKWTARQAYCYGLELIEMLQYLRRTDLSVLIVGSGDGQAILERRIPEALRPRVVFTGRLLPEQVTGALNAMDIGFITQTLDGLGNYRLTTKLPEYLACGLPVAMSPTPGFYDYVLPAGWALPAAHPSSPAYHRQCAQWLDRLSWEEVKLKSSQARPLATTYFDYHKGALRFTAFMEELLSQSPLTDDRV; encoded by the coding sequence GTGGTCAGGATTCTGTGCATCAATGCTGCGGGCAAGGGCGACCTCCATGGCATCAGAGCACGCCTGCTTACACAGCAGCTCAAGGCGCAGATCACCCATGTTGACCTAGACCGCGCCCAGTCTCGATGGCAGACCAGCAAAGAAGTCTGGACCCTACTCAAATCCCAGCCTTGGGACCTCGTCTACCAGGAGAGTTCCGGCATCGCAAGCGGGCTTAACCTGATCCGGGCTGCGCGCAGTTGGGGCCAGCGCTACGTTATCTCAACCGGCGATCCGGTGGGCGGTTTTTTTTACACCACCAAAGGACCGCTCTGGGGAGCGCTTTTCGAGCTTTATGAACGGCTTCTCTACCAGCACTGCACAGGCTTCATCGGCTGGACCCCCTATTTGACCGGGATGGCCCTCAAAATGGGTGCCAAACGGGCGATCACTGTCGAAGGTGGGGCGGACCTACAACAGTTTCGCCCCCTGCCCGATGAGCAACGGGCGCGGCTTAGAGCACAGTGGGGTCTACCGCCGGGGCATTTGGTCTGCGGGGTCGTCGGCAGCCTAAAGTGGACTGCGCGTCAGGCCTATTGCTATGGTCTGGAATTGATCGAGATGCTGCAATATCTGCGCCGGACTGACCTCTCGGTCTTGATTGTCGGCTCAGGAGACGGTCAGGCTATCCTGGAGCGCCGTATCCCTGAGGCCCTGCGCCCTCGGGTCGTCTTCACCGGACGCTTGTTACCCGAGCAGGTCACAGGAGCCCTCAACGCAATGGACATCGGCTTTATCACACAGACCCTCGATGGACTCGGGAATTACCGCCTGACCACCAAACTCCCTGAATATCTGGCCTGCGGACTGCCTGTTGCGATGAGCCCCACCCCCGGATTCTATGATTATGTCCTTCCGGCAGGGTGGGCTTTACCCGCTGCGCACCCTTCAAGCCCTGCCTACCATCGGCAGTGCGCTCAGTGGCTAGACCGGCTCAGTTGGGAGGAAGTGAAGCTCAAAAGCAGTCAAGCACGTCCTTTAGCCACCACCTATT
- a CDS encoding glycosyltransferase family 4 protein, producing MKILLAAHNVVKGDGQGRVNYELARHLSERGHQVTLLADRVDPGLLDSPNLTWEYLKAQVQLPNLIRGLIWAHQCNRFLQQKHAAYDIVHLNGIIAYVPHHLNTCHFVHGSFRQYLRTERSPGLRGHYHQIYSDINFHLERKYYPIAQRVVAVSPKTKRELEAIVGLAPQQVDVICNGVDLEMFYPDPRSREQTRKALGIRPDTLALLYIGDYTQPRKGLRTLLQAMADTPQAIQLYVVGKGLVEPYRAQLAGIRDQVHFLGFRADTPQLYRAADIFVYPSRYDTFSLVVLEALASGTAVMTTRASGFGELMTADRDGFILEDPYDWATLRQGLLLWYRERETLARIAAQGRLLAQDYSWRRMAEDYEALYEQVLHQPIPARRL from the coding sequence ATGAAAATTCTACTGGCCGCCCATAACGTCGTCAAAGGTGACGGTCAAGGCCGGGTCAACTATGAACTCGCTCGTCACCTCAGTGAGCGCGGACATCAAGTTACCTTGCTTGCCGATAGGGTAGACCCCGGACTACTCGATTCCCCAAACCTCACCTGGGAATATCTAAAAGCCCAAGTACAGTTGCCCAACTTGATCCGGGGACTGATTTGGGCGCACCAGTGCAACCGCTTCCTCCAGCAAAAACACGCTGCCTACGATATCGTGCACCTGAATGGCATCATCGCCTACGTCCCCCACCACCTCAATACCTGCCATTTTGTCCACGGCTCTTTTCGTCAGTACCTGCGCACCGAGCGCTCGCCGGGACTCCGCGGCCACTATCACCAGATCTACAGCGATATCAATTTTCACCTCGAACGGAAGTACTACCCCATAGCCCAACGGGTAGTCGCCGTTTCCCCCAAGACCAAACGGGAGCTAGAAGCAATCGTGGGTCTAGCGCCCCAGCAGGTTGACGTGATTTGTAACGGCGTGGACCTGGAAATGTTTTATCCCGATCCCCGCAGCCGCGAGCAGACCCGCAAGGCATTGGGTATCCGCCCTGACACCTTGGCGCTTCTCTATATCGGGGATTACACCCAGCCGCGAAAAGGCTTGCGCACGCTCCTTCAGGCGATGGCTGACACTCCGCAAGCGATCCAGCTCTATGTGGTGGGCAAGGGCTTGGTCGAGCCCTATCGCGCGCAACTAGCGGGTATCCGCGATCAAGTACACTTTTTGGGGTTTCGCGCCGATACGCCCCAGCTTTATCGAGCTGCGGATATTTTTGTCTACCCGAGCCGCTACGATACCTTTTCACTGGTTGTCCTGGAGGCCTTGGCTTCGGGAACGGCGGTGATGACTACGCGGGCTTCGGGGTTTGGGGAGCTGATGACTGCGGACCGCGACGGTTTTATCCTGGAAGACCCCTACGATTGGGCTACGCTGCGCCAGGGTCTGCTTCTTTGGTATCGAGAACGGGAAACCCTGGCCCGGATTGCGGCGCAAGGTCGTCTTTTGGCTCAGGACTACAGTTGGCGGCGTATGGCTGAGGACTATGAAGCTCTTTACGAACAAGTCCTGCACCAGCCCATCCCTGCTCGTCGCTTGTGA
- a CDS encoding Uma2 family endonuclease: protein MTKALDRPYIITWEKLPANFPLPDDPVDNLDQPLLAMALTSALNQAGRTDASMLFSTNYGVCARVNDKTVVKAPDWMYVPAITVARTEVERSYTPHLEGSVPAVVMEFLSDTEGGEYSVKPVYPYGKWFFYEQILAVPVYVLFDLANGHLEVYQRQDRHYEACEPGAEGRFWIEPLGLWLGVWQGTWMNRTGLWLRWWDPASQLLYWGAEQAEQERQRAEQERQRAEQERQRAEQERQRAEQERFAREQAQQQLIRLTARLQELGIDLENP, encoded by the coding sequence ATGACTAAGGCTCTAGACCGCCCCTACATCATTACTTGGGAAAAACTTCCCGCCAACTTCCCCCTCCCGGATGACCCCGTGGATAATTTAGACCAACCCCTCTTGGCGATGGCTTTGACTTCCGCCCTGAACCAAGCGGGACGCACCGATGCATCGATGCTCTTCTCCACCAACTACGGCGTGTGTGCACGCGTCAACGATAAAACCGTAGTCAAAGCTCCCGACTGGATGTATGTACCTGCTATCACAGTTGCCCGCACAGAAGTCGAACGCAGCTATACTCCGCACCTAGAAGGATCTGTGCCTGCGGTGGTGATGGAATTTCTGTCAGACACCGAGGGTGGAGAATACTCGGTTAAACCAGTCTATCCCTACGGTAAATGGTTTTTTTATGAGCAAATTTTAGCAGTGCCCGTCTATGTTCTTTTTGACCTAGCCAATGGGCATTTAGAGGTTTATCAACGGCAGGACCGCCACTACGAAGCCTGTGAACCGGGAGCTGAGGGCCGATTTTGGATTGAGCCACTGGGTCTTTGGTTGGGAGTTTGGCAAGGTACCTGGATGAACCGGACAGGACTCTGGCTACGCTGGTGGGATCCAGCCAGTCAGCTTCTCTACTGGGGAGCAGAACAAGCCGAACAGGAACGCCAACGAGCCGAGCAGGAACGCCAACGAGCCGAGCAGGAACGCCAACGAGCCGAACAAGAACGCCAACGAGCCGAGCAAGAACGCTTTGCCCGCGAACAAGCCCAACAGCAGCTTATCCGTCTAACGGCCCGTCTTCAAGAATTGGGGATCGATCTTGAGAATCCATAG
- a CDS encoding glycosyltransferase family 4 protein, whose translation MGRARILLLNRVGYKGGAEEVLLDIARYLAPNRFEPRAVCLGAGPLVEDFRAAGLPTTVLIEHRTRELHKILIAVKQLADILRREKIDLIHANGSSTFLYAGLAAKLVPCPVVWEVYDPLAGTGLFEWLFFNVQRRLVPAWTIFGTPAVAESYLHHYRNLTAHSTILPGVDLAASLQDANPARARTALGIPNAAPIVVMFSRLQRQKGHLDLLRAAKTVLQRYPEVRFVLCGGALAGLEPDYPQELTAQIQAQGLTERVLLTGYVEAKLKWDILAAATLVVHPAHTEAFGIAVVEGMGAGKPVVATDCVGPKTTVLPGETGLLVPRQNPSALAEALLHVLSDPQAAHTMGEKGQIHVQHKYSKQQMVRQIEEVYTNVLS comes from the coding sequence ATGGGCCGCGCTCGCATTTTGCTCTTAAATCGCGTGGGCTACAAGGGCGGAGCGGAAGAAGTTTTGCTCGATATCGCCCGCTACTTGGCCCCCAACCGCTTTGAACCACGGGCGGTGTGTCTTGGTGCAGGGCCACTGGTAGAAGATTTCCGGGCAGCAGGATTGCCCACCACCGTACTGATCGAGCACCGCACTCGCGAGCTGCACAAAATTTTAATCGCCGTCAAACAGCTAGCGGATATTTTGCGCCGTGAAAAGATTGACCTCATCCATGCCAACGGTTCTTCTACTTTTTTATATGCAGGGCTAGCCGCGAAACTTGTTCCCTGCCCTGTGGTCTGGGAAGTTTATGACCCGCTGGCGGGCACCGGACTTTTTGAATGGCTCTTCTTTAATGTGCAGCGCCGCCTCGTCCCAGCCTGGACGATCTTCGGGACACCCGCTGTGGCTGAAAGCTATCTCCACCACTACCGCAATCTCACCGCACACAGCACGATCCTTCCTGGGGTCGATCTGGCAGCGAGCTTACAGGACGCAAACCCCGCGCGGGCAAGGACCGCCTTGGGCATCCCAAATGCAGCACCGATAGTGGTAATGTTTTCTCGTCTACAGCGCCAAAAAGGCCATCTCGACTTGTTGCGTGCTGCCAAAACCGTACTCCAACGCTATCCCGAGGTGCGTTTTGTGCTCTGTGGTGGAGCCTTGGCAGGTCTGGAGCCCGACTATCCCCAAGAACTAACCGCGCAAATTCAGGCCCAGGGTTTAACCGAGCGGGTACTCTTGACGGGTTATGTAGAGGCAAAACTTAAGTGGGATATCCTAGCTGCTGCAACCCTAGTCGTCCATCCCGCCCATACAGAAGCCTTTGGCATCGCAGTCGTTGAGGGAATGGGCGCGGGTAAACCGGTTGTGGCAACCGACTGTGTGGGACCAAAAACAACCGTACTTCCGGGCGAAACTGGGCTACTGGTCCCCCGTCAGAACCCCTCTGCCCTCGCTGAAGCGCTTTTACATGTGCTGAGCGATCCTCAAGCGGCGCACACCATGGGCGAAAAAGGGCAAATCCATGTCCAACACAAATATTCTAAGCAGCAGATGGTGCGTCAAATTGAAGAAGTTTATACTAATGTCTTATCTTGA
- a CDS encoding glycosyltransferase family 4 protein, with amino-acid sequence MHLALLTPELPPAPNGIGDYTYYLAQPLAEAGVKTTLLTGPGAFHCPLGCAWDNRAFEFGARVLKTLPQAVSSCKPDWLILQYNPFLYARRGFNPWLVAAVYQAKQAHPGLKLALMAHELFMPPDNLKFAVMGAFQRLQLWVLLGMTEVVFTSIERWAEMIQPWAPQKPILPIPVGSNIPVQLISEDQKRALRRELGIPEDGFILGSFGSAHYGRMQGLVLKTFRHLREAGLPVHLLFIGSGSDELKAACPPQLRPFLHTTGFLEPRQASHHLQVIEVFLAPFLDGISARRTSALSGLAHGLPVLSTVGHATDAYWQQEFPESLVAVSDEAGLTRLALQCAQDEQLRTQWAQKGYELYQKRFTWPAIAGQMLKTLAKYSAS; translated from the coding sequence ATGCATCTCGCGCTACTCACCCCAGAACTACCCCCCGCCCCCAATGGCATCGGCGACTACACCTATTATCTGGCCCAACCCTTGGCTGAAGCGGGAGTGAAAACAACCCTCCTGACCGGTCCCGGAGCCTTTCATTGCCCGCTGGGATGTGCATGGGACAACCGGGCTTTTGAATTTGGGGCGCGCGTACTCAAAACGCTGCCTCAAGCTGTCAGTAGCTGTAAACCGGACTGGCTGATTCTTCAGTACAACCCGTTCCTGTATGCCCGTCGGGGCTTTAATCCCTGGCTCGTGGCGGCGGTCTATCAGGCAAAACAAGCCCATCCCGGTTTGAAACTTGCCCTGATGGCCCATGAACTCTTTATGCCCCCTGACAACTTAAAATTCGCGGTGATGGGAGCTTTTCAACGGTTACAGCTCTGGGTGCTGTTGGGGATGACGGAGGTGGTCTTTACCTCCATTGAGCGTTGGGCCGAGATGATTCAGCCCTGGGCTCCCCAAAAACCCATTCTGCCCATACCTGTGGGTTCCAATATCCCGGTACAGCTTATTTCTGAAGACCAAAAGCGGGCTTTGCGCCGGGAGCTGGGCATTCCCGAGGATGGGTTTATTTTGGGGAGCTTTGGCTCGGCCCATTATGGTCGGATGCAGGGGCTGGTCCTCAAGACCTTCCGGCACCTGCGGGAAGCGGGTTTACCAGTGCATCTCCTTTTTATTGGCTCGGGGAGTGACGAACTTAAAGCCGCCTGCCCGCCCCAACTACGCCCGTTTTTGCACACGACCGGATTTCTGGAACCCCGACAAGCCTCGCATCATCTTCAGGTGATCGAAGTTTTCCTGGCTCCTTTTTTAGATGGTATTTCGGCCCGACGCACCTCGGCGCTTTCGGGGTTGGCCCATGGTTTACCGGTCCTCTCGACCGTGGGTCATGCCACAGACGCTTACTGGCAGCAGGAATTCCCAGAAAGTCTGGTCGCAGTCAGTGATGAAGCGGGGTTGACGCGTCTGGCGCTGCAATGCGCTCAGGACGAACAACTACGGACGCAATGGGCCCAAAAAGGGTACGAACTCTACCAAAAACGTTTCACATGGCCCGCAATTGCCGGACAGATGCTAAAAACCCTGGCTAAGTATTCAGCGTCTTAA
- a CDS encoding serine O-acetyltransferase yields the protein MRLCPEALWWWSCQAYRSNLAPLAQLLKTTNFFLFHTILPYQAQIESDIRLEHYGLGVVIHPNVKIGRRVLIHQHVTLAATTWVGSEHRIVIGDDVQIGAGAVVLTKENQSLFIGNGARIGANAVVTRDVLPSQTVVGVPARPLLPKSRTPEMPVLDSSST from the coding sequence ATGAGATTGTGTCCAGAAGCTCTATGGTGGTGGAGCTGTCAAGCCTACCGTAGCAACCTAGCGCCTCTCGCCCAACTGCTTAAAACCACCAACTTTTTTCTATTTCACACGATCCTGCCCTATCAGGCGCAAATCGAATCAGATATCCGCCTAGAACACTATGGCCTCGGGGTGGTCATTCATCCCAATGTGAAAATCGGTCGGCGCGTCCTCATCCACCAGCATGTGACCCTTGCCGCAACCACTTGGGTCGGGTCTGAGCATCGAATTGTCATTGGCGATGACGTCCAAATTGGAGCGGGAGCGGTAGTGCTCACCAAAGAAAACCAAAGCCTGTTTATCGGCAATGGCGCGCGGATTGGGGCAAATGCCGTCGTGACTCGTGATGTTCTCCCCAGCCAAACGGTAGTCGGAGTCCCTGCTCGCCCCCTCCTGCCTAAAAGCCGAACCCCTGAAATGCCCGTTCTAGATAGCTCTAGTACCTGA
- a CDS encoding glycosyltransferase family 4 protein, with translation MYILAFTNSPLDPRSGSGKTVLNYTGGLRSLGHTVEVSEPKDYEWWRSLRRASKVRLAGGAWSLIHAKLKAQPVDLMEFYGDEFGPSIWQLSQRPRRPFLVAHTNGLEMLATARERSYTPAPLAPLGRLYHDLVEKSHDWFSTLAFASADAFVALCELDRKHVLNLGYYPEEWTAVVEPGLDPEYLAVPWRGEREERIVFTGSWIARKGVDTLIPVMTGLLSERPQLQFSIYGAGTPPAVVLSAFPAELHPRIQVFPRLPEKDLADGLARAQVFFFPTQYEGFGIALAEAMACGCAAVTTRTGFGAELRDGEEALLCDFEDAPAMTSALTRLLDDYTLRQRIAQGGWQRTRSLTWEANIRKLEALYRQWVVTPQRRCGVEPR, from the coding sequence ATGTACATCCTAGCCTTCACCAATAGCCCGCTCGACCCGCGCTCCGGTTCCGGGAAAACCGTCCTAAACTACACTGGGGGGCTGCGTTCTTTGGGTCACACCGTCGAGGTCAGTGAGCCCAAAGACTATGAGTGGTGGCGCTCACTACGCCGTGCCAGTAAAGTCCGCCTCGCTGGGGGTGCTTGGTCGCTCATCCACGCCAAGCTCAAAGCTCAACCAGTGGATCTGATGGAATTTTATGGCGATGAATTTGGCCCCTCGATCTGGCAATTATCACAACGCCCCCGACGGCCCTTCCTGGTTGCTCATACCAATGGTCTGGAGATGCTGGCGACGGCTCGGGAACGGTCTTACACGCCTGCTCCTCTGGCTCCGCTCGGACGTCTCTATCACGACTTGGTTGAGAAGAGCCACGATTGGTTCTCCACGCTGGCTTTTGCCTCTGCTGATGCTTTTGTGGCCCTCTGCGAACTGGACCGCAAGCATGTCTTGAACCTGGGTTATTATCCCGAGGAGTGGACAGCAGTGGTAGAACCGGGCCTGGACCCCGAATATCTGGCGGTGCCTTGGCGTGGGGAGCGTGAAGAACGCATTGTCTTCACGGGCTCCTGGATAGCGCGCAAAGGCGTAGATACGCTGATTCCGGTGATGACGGGGCTCTTAAGCGAGCGACCACAGCTTCAGTTCAGCATCTATGGCGCAGGAACGCCGCCCGCAGTCGTGCTCTCAGCATTTCCTGCTGAACTGCATCCACGCATTCAAGTTTTCCCGCGCCTCCCCGAAAAAGATCTTGCTGACGGATTAGCCCGCGCTCAAGTCTTCTTCTTCCCCACGCAATACGAAGGCTTTGGTATTGCTCTAGCCGAAGCGATGGCTTGTGGGTGTGCAGCAGTTACGACGCGCACGGGTTTTGGGGCAGAACTGCGCGATGGCGAAGAGGCGCTACTGTGCGATTTTGAGGATGCTCCGGCGATGACCAGCGCCCTCACACGGTTACTGGATGACTACACGCTACGCCAACGCATCGCCCAAGGCGGCTGGCAGCGGACTCGTTCCCTGACCTGGGAAGCCAATATCCGTAAACTGGAAGCCCTTTACCGCCAATGGGTCGTCACTCCCCAAAGGCGTTGTGGAGTAGAACCCCGATGA
- a CDS encoding acyltransferase — MHPVLPTRDYLCNHVVSHIPVFEWRMAAYRRLGLKVGVDSSILMSCEVHCVRGVTIGRNSVVNQHCYLDGRGGLTIGDNVNISPHTHLITGSHDVNGPDFPGLEEPILIQDHAWLCTRALILNGVTIGQGAVVAAGAVVTQSVPPFAIVGGVPARKIGERNPDLAYTLKYDISWQ; from the coding sequence ATGCATCCTGTACTGCCGACGCGCGATTATCTGTGTAACCATGTGGTGAGCCATATCCCGGTCTTTGAATGGCGGATGGCTGCCTACCGTCGCTTGGGGCTCAAGGTGGGCGTCGATAGCTCCATTCTGATGTCTTGCGAGGTGCACTGTGTACGAGGCGTCACGATTGGTCGCAATTCGGTGGTCAATCAGCACTGCTACTTAGATGGTCGAGGCGGGCTGACCATTGGCGACAATGTCAATATTTCGCCGCACACGCACCTGATTACCGGCTCTCACGATGTCAATGGCCCGGACTTTCCCGGTCTTGAGGAGCCGATTTTGATTCAAGACCACGCTTGGTTATGCACGCGTGCTTTGATTTTGAATGGGGTGACGATTGGGCAGGGGGCAGTGGTCGCAGCAGGAGCCGTCGTGACCCAATCTGTACCGCCTTTTGCCATCGTGGGCGGTGTCCCGGCCCGCAAAATTGGGGAGCGCAACCCCGACTTGGCCTACACGCTCAAATATGATATTTCCTGGCAATAA
- a CDS encoding glycosyltransferase family 4 protein → MIIGHFEHEVWNKGGVAAYIRRIGQAQEQLGHMVYYLSRRPCTHPDAMPPIVVGEDSQLFSRAQELGLDLLHVHTALDLAPPEALPVVRTVHGHAPYCPGGSKYLERWGTPCHRPYSLWGCLWGHVVDHCASVRPQRLAADFQQTWREMEVLPQVTVITVSQFLRAQMLQSGYPADKLHVLPHFAPLQLAYSAPQRTGVPRFLFLGRITPEKGLGWLLRALQKVSIPVHLDIAGEGYKDREMQLLTQELGLSERVTFYGWLDGSRIHALIHAARALVFPSLWHEPAGLVPFEAMAHGRPVIASSVGGISETVQDGVNGLLVTANDVQQLAEAMTRLAENWSLAQKLGAEGWRLANEQYPLAAHLDTLLDLYEKTIAAKR, encoded by the coding sequence ATGATCATCGGCCACTTTGAGCATGAGGTCTGGAACAAGGGCGGGGTCGCCGCCTATATCCGCCGCATCGGTCAGGCCCAGGAACAATTGGGCCACATGGTCTACTATCTCTCGCGTCGGCCCTGTACACACCCTGACGCCATGCCCCCCATCGTCGTCGGGGAGGATAGCCAACTCTTCTCTCGGGCTCAGGAATTGGGGCTAGACCTGCTCCATGTGCACACCGCCCTGGACCTTGCACCCCCAGAGGCCCTGCCGGTTGTCCGTACCGTCCACGGCCACGCCCCCTACTGTCCTGGAGGCAGCAAGTACTTGGAGCGTTGGGGAACTCCCTGTCATCGGCCCTACAGTCTGTGGGGTTGTCTGTGGGGCCATGTGGTTGACCACTGCGCAAGTGTCCGACCGCAACGCTTGGCTGCGGATTTCCAGCAGACATGGCGAGAGATGGAGGTATTGCCCCAAGTTACCGTCATTACGGTGAGTCAATTTCTCAGAGCGCAAATGCTACAAAGTGGCTACCCTGCGGACAAACTCCACGTCCTTCCTCACTTTGCTCCGCTTCAACTCGCGTACAGTGCCCCACAACGTACAGGGGTACCTCGCTTTCTCTTCTTGGGACGGATTACGCCCGAGAAAGGCTTGGGCTGGCTACTGCGGGCGCTTCAGAAAGTTTCTATTCCTGTGCACCTCGATATTGCCGGAGAGGGTTACAAAGACAGGGAGATGCAACTCCTGACCCAAGAATTAGGACTTAGTGAACGGGTTACTTTCTATGGTTGGTTAGATGGAAGCCGAATCCATGCTTTGATTCACGCCGCACGGGCCTTGGTCTTCCCCTCGCTCTGGCATGAACCCGCGGGTCTAGTCCCCTTTGAGGCGATGGCGCACGGACGCCCAGTCATTGCCAGTAGTGTAGGCGGGATAAGTGAAACGGTTCAGGATGGGGTGAATGGTTTGCTCGTCACCGCTAATGATGTTCAACAGTTAGCAGAAGCAATGACCCGACTGGCTGAAAACTGGTCTCTAGCGCAAAAGTTGGGAGCTGAAGGCTGGCGACTTGCCAACGAGCAATACCCCTTGGCGGCGCACCTTGATACGCTGCTGGATCTGTACGAAAAAACCATCGCGGCTAAACGCTGA
- a CDS encoding Uma2 family endonuclease, with amino-acid sequence MAELLSDAEFQTQLKMHGVTLPPTQEDLPYDDGEPMETGRHRLQMELLINPLQQWLGERPSFVAGNMFLYYSLAQVRNRDFKGPDVFVVLDVPARERKSWVIWEEEKAPDVVIELLSESTVQVDKGRKMTVYQNQIRVPEYFWYDPFNPEDFQGFRLSVGVYEGIALDAEGRLYSTELNLYLKPWLGFFHGIEATWLRWFTADGQPLPTDEEQAQVAQQKARVAQEKAQQAQEKAQQAQEKAQQAQEKAQQAEEKVQAAEQKNARLAQRLRELGLDPEAL; translated from the coding sequence ATGGCTGAATTGCTCAGCGATGCCGAATTCCAAACACAACTCAAGATGCACGGGGTTACGCTCCCACCCACCCAGGAAGACCTCCCCTATGACGACGGAGAGCCCATGGAAACCGGTCGCCACCGGCTACAGATGGAACTTTTGATTAACCCGTTGCAGCAGTGGTTGGGCGAACGCCCGTCTTTTGTGGCAGGTAATATGTTTCTGTACTACAGTCTGGCCCAAGTCCGTAACCGTGACTTTAAAGGACCGGATGTATTTGTAGTCCTGGATGTGCCTGCGAGGGAGCGCAAAAGTTGGGTCATTTGGGAAGAGGAGAAGGCTCCTGACGTGGTGATTGAGTTGCTTTCGGAGAGCACGGTACAGGTCGATAAGGGCCGCAAGATGACGGTTTATCAAAATCAAATTCGGGTGCCTGAATACTTTTGGTATGACCCCTTTAATCCTGAGGATTTTCAAGGGTTCCGCTTGAGCGTCGGAGTCTACGAAGGCATAGCTCTGGATGCTGAGGGCAGGCTTTACAGCACGGAATTAAATCTCTATTTAAAACCCTGGCTGGGCTTCTTCCACGGCATTGAAGCTACTTGGTTGCGCTGGTTCACCGCAGACGGACAGCCGCTCCCCACCGACGAGGAACAGGCTCAAGTAGCCCAGCAGAAGGCGCGAGTAGCACAAGAAAAAGCACAACAGGCACAAGAAAAAGCACAACAGGCACAAGAAAAAGCACAACAGGCACAAGAAAAAGCGCAACAAGCAGAAGAAAAAGTGCAAGCCGCCGAGCAAAAAAACGCCCGTCTGGCCCAACGACTACGGGAGTTGGGCCTTGACCCAGAAGCCCTGTGA
- a CDS encoding glycosyltransferase family 4 protein, producing MKAIACSAPYGSGGLGQHLAQIVEQARTDSQLTRYYSLGIKPDDPSGQPLKVMLFERLLRYTPLRYSPGWTNYLLADLFDRAVACHLIPVEHFAGFGGQSLHSFQRARALGAQVLELQAANSHICNVRHQHRKAIQRFGIEKSWLNEAQCHKTLQEYALADVIHVASEYTRQTFLAEGFPSEKLYLHPLRVHPRFRPSPQRPQDGIFRVVYVGSLTVMKGIPLLLEAFAQFADKDTELHLVGGWASGGMRRYLQGSLACDGRLRIVSGDPLPHLQQADVLVHPTYEDGFAYAPMEALACGVPVIVSADTGMKDFVREGINGYVVPTGDGEAILERLLAIRQAPLVSHMSLSPSAILGTAHGDHHG from the coding sequence ATGAAAGCCATTGCCTGTAGCGCCCCCTATGGCAGCGGGGGCTTGGGCCAGCACCTCGCCCAGATAGTTGAGCAAGCCCGCACCGACAGCCAACTGACCCGCTACTACAGCCTAGGAATCAAGCCAGACGACCCCAGCGGTCAGCCCTTAAAGGTAATGCTCTTTGAGCGGTTATTGCGCTATACGCCCCTGCGCTACAGTCCGGGCTGGACCAATTATCTACTGGCGGATCTTTTTGACCGGGCAGTGGCCTGCCACCTTATCCCAGTGGAGCACTTCGCGGGATTTGGCGGACAGTCGTTGCATTCCTTTCAAAGAGCCCGCGCTCTGGGGGCACAAGTCCTGGAACTCCAAGCTGCCAACAGCCATATCTGCAATGTCCGGCACCAGCACCGCAAGGCCATCCAGCGCTTTGGGATCGAAAAGAGCTGGCTCAATGAGGCTCAGTGCCACAAAACGCTCCAGGAATATGCCCTAGCCGATGTAATCCACGTAGCGAGCGAATACACCCGGCAAACCTTCCTAGCCGAGGGCTTCCCCAGTGAGAAACTCTACCTCCATCCGCTGCGCGTCCATCCCCGTTTCCGACCATCCCCCCAACGGCCCCAGGACGGTATTTTTCGGGTCGTCTATGTAGGTAGCCTGACGGTGATGAAGGGTATCCCTCTGTTGCTCGAAGCCTTTGCTCAGTTTGCGGACAAAGACACCGAACTGCATCTAGTCGGCGGTTGGGCCAGCGGGGGGATGCGCCGCTATCTTCAGGGCTCGCTCGCTTGCGATGGGAGGCTGCGGATAGTATCTGGGGATCCCCTGCCCCACCTGCAACAGGCCGATGTCCTAGTCCATCCCACCTATGAAGACGGCTTCGCCTATGCACCGATGGAGGCCTTGGCCTGTGGGGTGCCCGTCATCGTCAGCGCAGACACGGGGATGAAAGATTTCGTCCGCGAGGGCATCAACGGCTATGTAGTGCCTACCGGGGATGGGGAAGCGATTTTGGAGCGGCTGCTAGCCATTCGCCAAGCGCCCTTGGTAAGCCATATGAGCCTGAGCCCATCGGCTATCTTAGGAACAGCACACGGGGACCATCATGGCTGA